From the Lepisosteus oculatus isolate fLepOcu1 chromosome 1, fLepOcu1.hap2, whole genome shotgun sequence genome, one window contains:
- the letmd1 gene encoding LETM1 domain-containing protein 1 isoform X1 — translation MTGESPPDTCFHLLYHTFMTGESPPDTCFHLLYHTFMTGESPPDTCFHLLYHTFMTGESPPDTCFHLLYHTFMTGESPDTCFHLLYHTFMTGESPPDTCFHLLYHTFMTGESPPDTCFHLLYHTFMTGFRLLFRDVKEIQRIKAKNLSFQQLPYRDMETLRQFRRDIVKAAPLVLISIPPFANYLVFVLMYLFPRQLLIRHFWTPQQQLEFQQIYHRQRAQQCPAILGRLAREVPCVTNKPLQSQLLHLCNKVQSGAHPSVSEIQAVRRLFAGPPLGMNRLDAEHMRLLCSQLFLTPRLPAVLIRHRLWDHASKLLHLDRALSMLGLHQLTDPELRQACYLRGLDSTCLSTNECREWLYQWLQLTTHLKVSEASLLLHSMVLLSINYPRGAGRL, via the exons ATGACAGGTGAGTCCCCCCCAGACACCTGCTTCCACCTGCTCTATCACACCTTCATGACAGGTGAGTCCCCCCCAGACACCTGCTTCCACCTGCTCTATCACACCTTCATGACAGGTGAGTCCCCCCCAGACACCTGCTTCCACCTGCTCTATCACACCTTCATGACAGGTGAGTCCCCCCCAGACACCTGCTTCCACCTGCTCTATCACACCTTCATGACAGGTGAGTCTCCAGACACCTGCTTCCACCTGCTCTATCACACCTTCATGACAGGTGAGTCCCCCCCAGACACCTGCTTCCACCTGCTCTATCACACCTTCATGACAGGTGAGTCCCCCCCAGACACCTGCTTCCACCTGCTCTATCACACCTTCATGACAG GATTCCGGCTTCTCTTCCGAGACGTCAAGGAGATCCAGAGGATCAAGGCAAAGAACCTGAGCTTCCAGCAGCTGCCATACCGGGACATGGAGACCCTCAGGCAG ttccGCAGGGACATCGTTAAGGCTGCTCCATTGGTGCTGATCTCCATCCCACCCTTTGCGAACTACCTGGTCTTCGTGCTCAT GTACCTGTTTCCCCGGCAGCTCCTGATCAGGCACTTCTGGACGCCGCAGCAGCAGCTGGAGTTCCAGCAGATCTACCACCGCCAGCGGGCGCAGCAGTGCCCGGCGATCCTCGGGAGGCTGGCAAGAGAGGTGCCCTGCGTCACCAACAAGCCACTGCAGAGCCAGCTGCTGCACCTGTGCAACAAG GTTCAGAGCGGCGCCCACCCCAGCGTGTCGGAGATCCAGGCTGTCCGCAGGCTCTTCGCCGGACCACCCCTGGGGATGAATCGGCTAGATGCTGAGCACATG AGGTTACTCTGCTCCCAGCTCTTCCTCACGCCCCGCCTCCCGGCTGTCCTGATTCGCCACCGCCTCTGGGACCACGCCTCCAAGCTGCTGCATCTGGACCGTGCTCTGAGCATGCTGGGATTGCACCAGCTGACTGACCCGGAGCTCCGTCAG GCCTGTTACCTGCGGGGGCTCGACTCTACCTGTCTCAGCACTAACGAGTGCAGGGAGTGGCTCTATCAGTGGCTGCAGCTCACCACGCACCTCAAAG TCTCGGAGGCCTCTCTCCTGCTGCACAGCATGGTTCTCCTTTCCATCAACTACCCCAGGGGCGCGGGACGCCTGTGA
- the letmd1 gene encoding LETM1 domain-containing protein 1 isoform X3, whose protein sequence is MTGFRLLFRDVKEIQRIKAKNLSFQQLPYRDMETLRQFRRDIVKAAPLVLISIPPFANYLVFVLMYLFPRQLLIRHFWTPQQQLEFQQIYHRQRAQQCPAILGRLAREVPCVTNKPLQSQLLHLCNKVQSGAHPSVSEIQAVRRLFAGPPLGMNRLDAEHMRLLCSQLFLTPRLPAVLIRHRLWDHASKLLHLDRALSMLGLHQLTDPELRQACYLRGLDSTCLSTNECREWLYQWLQLTTHLKVSEASLLLHSMVLLSINYPRGAGRL, encoded by the exons ATGACAG GATTCCGGCTTCTCTTCCGAGACGTCAAGGAGATCCAGAGGATCAAGGCAAAGAACCTGAGCTTCCAGCAGCTGCCATACCGGGACATGGAGACCCTCAGGCAG ttccGCAGGGACATCGTTAAGGCTGCTCCATTGGTGCTGATCTCCATCCCACCCTTTGCGAACTACCTGGTCTTCGTGCTCAT GTACCTGTTTCCCCGGCAGCTCCTGATCAGGCACTTCTGGACGCCGCAGCAGCAGCTGGAGTTCCAGCAGATCTACCACCGCCAGCGGGCGCAGCAGTGCCCGGCGATCCTCGGGAGGCTGGCAAGAGAGGTGCCCTGCGTCACCAACAAGCCACTGCAGAGCCAGCTGCTGCACCTGTGCAACAAG GTTCAGAGCGGCGCCCACCCCAGCGTGTCGGAGATCCAGGCTGTCCGCAGGCTCTTCGCCGGACCACCCCTGGGGATGAATCGGCTAGATGCTGAGCACATG AGGTTACTCTGCTCCCAGCTCTTCCTCACGCCCCGCCTCCCGGCTGTCCTGATTCGCCACCGCCTCTGGGACCACGCCTCCAAGCTGCTGCATCTGGACCGTGCTCTGAGCATGCTGGGATTGCACCAGCTGACTGACCCGGAGCTCCGTCAG GCCTGTTACCTGCGGGGGCTCGACTCTACCTGTCTCAGCACTAACGAGTGCAGGGAGTGGCTCTATCAGTGGCTGCAGCTCACCACGCACCTCAAAG TCTCGGAGGCCTCTCTCCTGCTGCACAGCATGGTTCTCCTTTCCATCAACTACCCCAGGGGCGCGGGACGCCTGTGA
- the letmd1 gene encoding LETM1 domain-containing protein 1 isoform X2: protein MALSRTGMCCGSAAMLLYGMRTNVVLVGATSLTLASRQLRLAGLWHCQYSTKAKQSLSRRVLKRLKRANEKYEHFLRRRFPRFHLLYHTFMTGFRLLFRDVKEIQRIKAKNLSFQQLPYRDMETLRQFRRDIVKAAPLVLISIPPFANYLVFVLMYLFPRQLLIRHFWTPQQQLEFQQIYHRQRAQQCPAILGRLAREVPCVTNKPLQSQLLHLCNKVQSGAHPSVSEIQAVRRLFAGPPLGMNRLDAEHMRLLCSQLFLTPRLPAVLIRHRLWDHASKLLHLDRALSMLGLHQLTDPELRQACYLRGLDSTCLSTNECREWLYQWLQLTTHLKVSEASLLLHSMVLLSINYPRGAGRL, encoded by the exons ATGGCGCTGTCCAGGACGGGGATGTGCTGTGGCTCGGCTGCTATGTTACTGTACGGAATGCGAACTAATGTGGTCCTGGTGGGCGCCACATCTTTAACGTTAGCTTCCAGACAACTGAG GCTTGCAGGGCTGTGGCACTGCCAGTACTCCACCAAAGCCAAGCAGAGCCTGAGCCGGCGGGTCTTGAAGCGACTGAAAAGGGCCAATGAGAAGTACGAGCACTTCCTGCGCAGGCGTTTTCCCCGCTTCCACCTGCTCTATCACACCTTCATGACAG GATTCCGGCTTCTCTTCCGAGACGTCAAGGAGATCCAGAGGATCAAGGCAAAGAACCTGAGCTTCCAGCAGCTGCCATACCGGGACATGGAGACCCTCAGGCAG ttccGCAGGGACATCGTTAAGGCTGCTCCATTGGTGCTGATCTCCATCCCACCCTTTGCGAACTACCTGGTCTTCGTGCTCAT GTACCTGTTTCCCCGGCAGCTCCTGATCAGGCACTTCTGGACGCCGCAGCAGCAGCTGGAGTTCCAGCAGATCTACCACCGCCAGCGGGCGCAGCAGTGCCCGGCGATCCTCGGGAGGCTGGCAAGAGAGGTGCCCTGCGTCACCAACAAGCCACTGCAGAGCCAGCTGCTGCACCTGTGCAACAAG GTTCAGAGCGGCGCCCACCCCAGCGTGTCGGAGATCCAGGCTGTCCGCAGGCTCTTCGCCGGACCACCCCTGGGGATGAATCGGCTAGATGCTGAGCACATG AGGTTACTCTGCTCCCAGCTCTTCCTCACGCCCCGCCTCCCGGCTGTCCTGATTCGCCACCGCCTCTGGGACCACGCCTCCAAGCTGCTGCATCTGGACCGTGCTCTGAGCATGCTGGGATTGCACCAGCTGACTGACCCGGAGCTCCGTCAG GCCTGTTACCTGCGGGGGCTCGACTCTACCTGTCTCAGCACTAACGAGTGCAGGGAGTGGCTCTATCAGTGGCTGCAGCTCACCACGCACCTCAAAG TCTCGGAGGCCTCTCTCCTGCTGCACAGCATGGTTCTCCTTTCCATCAACTACCCCAGGGGCGCGGGACGCCTGTGA